The proteins below are encoded in one region of Ferruginibacter lapsinanis:
- the ureC gene encoding urease subunit alpha yields MSLSINRIKYANMYGPTTGDKVRLGDTELFIEIEKDHTVYGDEAKFGGGKTIRDGMAQSATATRKEGVLDLVITSVMIIDHWGIVKADIGIKDGKIVGIGKAGNPDTMDGITPNMVIGASTEVHGGAGLIATAGGIDTHIHFICPQQIDHALFSGITTMIGGGTGPADGTNATTVTPGAWNIQKMLEAAEAYPMNLGFFGKGNCAALEPLEEQIEAGALGLKIHEDWGSTAAVIDASLKIADKHDIQIAIHTDTLNEGGFLEDTINAINGRVIHTFHTEGAGGGHAPDIIKAAMYPNVLPSSTNPTRPYTVNTIDEHLDMLMVCHHLDKNVPEDISFADSRIRPETIAAEDILHDLGVFSMMSSDSQAMGRVSEVITRTWQTAHKMKVQRGSLPEDEGKNNDNFRVKRFISKYTINPAISHGISEYVGSIEPGKLADIVLWKPSMFGVKPEMMIKGGMIIAARMGDPNASIPTPQPVIYRHMFGAAGKALFKTCATFVSKLSIEKNVIQSYGLQKMLLPVKNCRNISKKDLIHNDATPQIDVNPENYEVKVDGEVITCEPMAVLPLTQRYFLF; encoded by the coding sequence ATGAGTTTATCTATCAATAGAATTAAGTACGCCAATATGTACGGCCCAACTACAGGAGATAAAGTACGTCTGGGAGATACAGAGTTATTTATAGAGATTGAAAAAGATCACACCGTTTATGGAGACGAAGCAAAATTCGGTGGCGGTAAAACTATACGTGATGGTATGGCACAATCGGCAACGGCTACACGAAAAGAAGGTGTGCTTGATCTGGTCATTACAAGTGTTATGATCATTGATCACTGGGGAATTGTGAAAGCTGATATTGGTATTAAAGATGGGAAGATCGTTGGCATCGGCAAAGCCGGCAACCCCGATACCATGGATGGTATTACTCCTAATATGGTTATTGGTGCAAGCACGGAAGTACACGGTGGAGCTGGTTTAATAGCAACAGCCGGGGGTATCGATACACATATACATTTTATTTGTCCGCAGCAGATAGACCATGCTTTATTCAGTGGTATCACTACTATGATCGGTGGTGGTACAGGTCCGGCAGATGGAACAAACGCAACCACTGTTACACCGGGTGCCTGGAATATTCAAAAAATGCTGGAGGCCGCTGAAGCTTACCCAATGAATCTTGGGTTTTTTGGAAAAGGAAACTGTGCCGCATTGGAACCTCTGGAAGAACAAATTGAAGCCGGCGCATTAGGTTTAAAAATTCATGAAGACTGGGGAAGCACCGCTGCGGTAATTGACGCTTCATTAAAGATTGCCGATAAACACGATATACAAATTGCTATCCATACCGACACGTTAAACGAAGGTGGATTTTTAGAGGATACCATCAATGCCATCAATGGAAGAGTGATACACACCTTCCATACTGAAGGTGCCGGTGGTGGGCATGCACCGGACATCATCAAAGCTGCGATGTACCCTAATGTATTACCATCCTCCACCAACCCTACCAGACCATATACTGTTAATACAATAGATGAACATCTGGATATGTTGATGGTATGCCACCATTTAGATAAAAATGTTCCGGAAGATATATCTTTTGCAGATAGTCGCATACGTCCTGAAACAATTGCGGCAGAAGATATACTGCATGATCTGGGTGTATTCAGCATGATGAGTAGTGATAGTCAGGCAATGGGGCGTGTAAGTGAAGTGATTACCCGTACCTGGCAGACAGCACACAAAATGAAAGTGCAACGAGGAAGCCTACCCGAAGATGAAGGAAAAAATAATGACAATTTCAGAGTAAAAAGATTCATTTCAAAATATACGATCAATCCGGCTATATCACATGGCATCAGTGAATATGTAGGTTCAATAGAGCCGGGCAAACTGGCAGACATCGTTTTGTGGAAACCATCGATGTTTGGTGTGAAACCTGAAATGATGATAAAAGGAGGAATGATCATCGCTGCAAGAATGGGAGACCCTAATGCTTCTATCCCAACACCACAACCTGTTATCTATCGCCATATGTTTGGCGCAGCGGGCAAAGCTCTATTTAAAACCTGTGCCACATTTGTTTCAAAGTTGTCAATAGAAAAAAATGTTATTCAAAGCTATGGCTTACAAAAAATGTTATTGCCTGTAAAGAATTGCAGAAATATTTCTAAAAAAGATCTCATCCATAATGATGCTACACCACAGATAGATGTGAATCCGGAAAACTATGAAGTAAAAGTTGATGGTGAAGTAATTACATGTGAACCAATGGCAGTGTTGCCATTGACACAACGGTATTTTTTATTTTAG
- the ureE gene encoding urease accessory protein UreE, whose amino-acid sequence MLVQKKIGNITDHTNTSKTIDWLMLEWFETNKRILRKRTQSGVEVSLKFLQDNPLLTQGDILFEDEKTIIVIEVLACDCMVVAPKNMFEMASVCYEIGNKHLPLFFENDEVLVPFEMPLYKLLTAQGYLVKQEKRKLLQPLKTTVAPHGADRETLFSKIMKLTTTNE is encoded by the coding sequence ATGCTAGTACAAAAAAAGATAGGAAATATTACTGATCACACCAATACAAGTAAAACTATTGATTGGTTAATGCTTGAATGGTTCGAGACAAACAAGCGAATCCTACGCAAACGAACACAATCCGGTGTAGAGGTATCATTAAAATTTTTACAGGATAACCCTTTATTGACTCAAGGAGATATTTTATTTGAAGACGAAAAAACGATCATCGTTATCGAAGTATTAGCTTGTGATTGCATGGTAGTAGCTCCTAAGAATATGTTTGAAATGGCTTCTGTTTGTTATGAGATCGGCAATAAACATCTTCCATTATTTTTTGAAAATGATGAAGTGTTGGTTCCTTTTGAAATGCCTTTATACAAATTACTTACTGCCCAAGGCTATCTGGTAAAACAAGAAAAAAGAAAATTATTACAACCATTAAAAACAACGGTTGCTCCGCATGGTGCAGACAGAGAAACACTATTTTCTAAAATAATGAAACTCACTACTACCAATGAATAA
- a CDS encoding urease accessory protein UreF produces MNNALLSLLHLTDPTLPIGGYSHSAGLETYVQQGIVKDTATAKTFTSQMLSQNLQYTDAAFLSLAFDAAENNDIKKIIELDELCTAVKLPQEMRQASNKLGLRLIKIFQPLGKNELTETYAANIRSQNILGHYCVAFGLYAHAMKISKKEALTGFYYNAAVGFVTNSVKLVPLSQQSGQEILFSLHTLINELAEKSLQPDEELIGLCCAGFDIKCMQHERLYSRLYMS; encoded by the coding sequence ATGAATAATGCTTTGCTGAGTTTATTACATTTAACTGACCCTACTTTGCCGATTGGTGGCTATTCTCATTCGGCCGGATTGGAGACGTATGTACAACAGGGCATTGTAAAAGATACAGCAACTGCAAAAACATTTACTTCCCAGATGTTATCGCAAAATCTGCAGTATACTGATGCGGCTTTTCTTTCATTGGCATTTGATGCCGCGGAAAATAATGATATCAAAAAAATAATTGAGCTGGATGAATTATGCACTGCTGTGAAATTGCCGCAGGAAATGCGACAGGCAAGTAATAAACTTGGATTACGTTTAATAAAAATATTTCAGCCGCTAGGCAAGAATGAGCTTACGGAAACTTATGCAGCCAATATCAGGTCACAAAATATTTTGGGACATTATTGCGTTGCGTTTGGTTTATACGCACATGCGATGAAAATTTCAAAAAAAGAAGCATTGACAGGTTTTTATTATAATGCTGCTGTTGGCTTTGTTACAAATAGTGTTAAGTTGGTTCCGTTAAGTCAGCAAAGTGGTCAAGAGATATTATTTTCATTGCATACGTTGATCAATGAATTAGCAGAAAAAAGTTTACAGCCTGATGAAGAATTGATCGGTTTATGTTGTGCCGGATTTGATATTAAATGTATGCAGCACGAAAGATTGTATTCGAGATTGTATATGAGTTAA
- the ureG gene encoding urease accessory protein UreG translates to MERKYIKIGVAGPVGSGKTALIERLSRAMHNNYSIGVITNDIYTKEDAEFLTKNSLLPKERIIGVETGGCPHTAIREDASMNLEAVEEMANRFADIEIIFIESGGDNLSATFSPDLADVTIFVIDVAEGDKIPRKGGPGITRSDLLVINKIDLAPYVNADLNVMERDARKMRNGNPFVFTNLMSLQGLDNVIGWIKKYALLEEGSEPDLVR, encoded by the coding sequence ATGGAAAGAAAATATATAAAGATCGGTGTTGCCGGTCCGGTCGGCTCAGGAAAAACAGCATTGATAGAAAGACTAAGCAGAGCCATGCACAACAATTACAGCATCGGTGTGATAACAAATGATATTTACACGAAAGAAGATGCAGAATTTTTAACCAAAAATAGTTTATTGCCAAAAGAAAGAATCATTGGGGTAGAAACAGGCGGTTGTCCGCATACAGCTATACGAGAAGATGCCAGCATGAATTTAGAAGCTGTGGAAGAAATGGCCAATCGTTTTGCTGACATAGAAATTATTTTTATTGAAAGTGGGGGAGATAATCTTTCTGCCACATTTAGTCCAGACCTGGCAGATGTAACTATTTTTGTAATTGATGTTGCCGAAGGTGATAAGATCCCTCGTAAAGGCGGACCCGGTATTACAAGAAGTGATCTGCTGGTGATCAATAAAATTGATCTGGCTCCGTATGTAAATGCTGATCTGAATGTAATGGAAAGAGATGCAAGAAAAATGCGTAATGGCAATCCTTTTGTTTTTACCAACCTGATGAGTTTACAAGGTCTGGATAATGTAATTGGCTGGATAAAAAAATATGCTTTGCTGGAAGAAGGAAGTGAACCGGACTTGGTAAGATAA
- a CDS encoding urease accessory protein UreD: MKADLNIAVFLRDGSTKLGKCYFTPPFKVMNITEDKQSEQLHLMVMSSSPGILDEDEYTMKIGIEEECSLQLHTQSYQRLFNMKKGATQSMEVTLQNNASFVYLPHPAVPHENSIFTAKNKFYLKDNYFFLFGEILTCGRKLNGEVFQFSKYHNITEVFINDTLVIKENLLMQPILVDVQAMGQLEGYTHQASFIFLHDGTDMQSLCDEVYDFLLSKNEITFGVSITHCNGLLVRILGYKAEQLYTYLKNIASLIQERKELLAS, encoded by the coding sequence TTGAAAGCAGATCTAAACATAGCGGTCTTTTTACGTGATGGTAGTACAAAATTGGGTAAGTGTTATTTTACACCGCCCTTTAAAGTAATGAACATAACCGAAGACAAGCAATCTGAACAATTACATTTAATGGTGATGAGTTCTTCTCCCGGAATTTTGGACGAAGATGAGTACACTATGAAAATCGGTATTGAAGAAGAGTGTTCGCTGCAATTACATACTCAATCTTATCAACGATTGTTCAATATGAAAAAGGGAGCTACTCAATCTATGGAAGTGACCTTACAAAATAATGCATCGTTTGTTTACCTGCCTCACCCGGCAGTACCGCATGAGAACTCGATCTTTACCGCTAAAAATAAATTTTACCTGAAGGATAATTATTTTTTTCTTTTTGGAGAAATACTAACCTGTGGCAGAAAATTGAATGGTGAAGTTTTTCAATTCTCCAAATACCATAACATCACCGAAGTGTTTATCAATGATACATTGGTGATAAAAGAAAATCTATTGATGCAACCAATATTAGTAGATGTACAGGCAATGGGCCAACTGGAAGGGTATACACATCAGGCCAGTTTTATTTTTTTACACGATGGTACAGATATGCAATCATTGTGCGATGAAGTGTATGATTTTCTTCTTTCAAAAAATGAAATAACATTTGGCGTTTCAATCACACATTGCAATGGCTTATTGGTAAGAATCCTGGGGTACAAGGCAGAACAACTCTACACCTATTTAAAAAATATTGCTTCACTAATACAAGAAAGAAAAGAATTACTTGCAAGTTGA